The proteins below come from a single Treponema phagedenis genomic window:
- a CDS encoding EpsG family protein, with protein sequence MIFPYFIPPVFAFLASIFEKGFTNSIKKAVYILLSLSAIFIYCCVYLNGSDWPAYEIFFNEINFNNLIKEAGLRGFEIGFSFSLLFLKTLGLNFMLSLIVMKIFSFVLISNFFYTFAQSEYAQGYAKNIFFLLFIFYTTNCMYLYVETIIRFSIALAIVIKSYKYLFLRKFFPFMFLLFLAFLFHRTAIIVLPLYFIKQIKLSTKWLCVLFAGIFIFLSPQSLLFFAKLIFGSSSSVFSLKLIGYLELVIKSNEVNPFAIGNIVHLLFLILILVYRKQLEKHTAFNKQFFVGLILFFFIYVTTMYMGPIGRVRLFYSIFFIIAIAELFSIRYMLQTFAFTMSICFWIFGMYKSIDENYCFKYYTNYLTATLEKKSDLSLYDKLMIYYGWEQSEVFNK encoded by the coding sequence ATGATTTTTCCGTATTTTATTCCTCCTGTGTTTGCATTTCTTGCTTCGATTTTTGAAAAAGGCTTTACTAATTCTATAAAGAAAGCGGTCTACATCCTACTTTCATTGTCTGCTATTTTTATCTATTGCTGTGTATATTTAAATGGTTCTGATTGGCCCGCTTATGAAATATTTTTTAATGAAATAAATTTTAATAACTTAATCAAAGAAGCTGGTTTACGCGGCTTTGAAATAGGATTTTCGTTTTCTCTGTTGTTCCTAAAAACTCTTGGTTTGAATTTTATGCTATCTTTGATAGTAATGAAAATTTTTTCTTTTGTCCTTATATCTAATTTTTTTTATACGTTTGCACAGTCTGAATATGCACAAGGGTATGCAAAAAATATTTTTTTCTTGCTTTTTATTTTTTATACAACGAACTGTATGTATCTATATGTTGAAACAATAATAAGATTTTCTATAGCACTTGCAATTGTAATTAAAAGTTATAAATATCTTTTTTTAAGAAAATTTTTTCCTTTTATGTTTTTACTGTTTCTTGCTTTTTTGTTTCATCGAACAGCAATCATAGTATTGCCCTTATATTTTATTAAACAGATAAAACTTTCAACAAAATGGCTCTGTGTGTTATTTGCAGGAATATTTATTTTTCTTTCCCCTCAAAGCTTGCTTTTTTTTGCAAAACTGATATTTGGCTCTTCATCCAGTGTTTTTTCTCTTAAGCTTATAGGCTATTTGGAACTGGTTATAAAATCAAATGAAGTCAATCCCTTTGCAATCGGTAACATTGTGCATCTTTTGTTTTTAATATTAATTTTAGTATATCGAAAACAGCTTGAAAAACATACTGCTTTCAATAAACAATTTTTTGTAGGACTTATTTTATTTTTCTTTATTTATGTTACCACTATGTACATGGGTCCAATTGGAAGAGTACGACTATTTTATTCTATATTTTTTATAATAGCGATAGCAGAACTTTTCTCTATTCGCTACATGTTACAAACATTTGCTTTTACAATGAGTATTTGTTTTTGGATATTCGGTATGTATAAATCAATAGATGAAAACTATTGTTTTAAATATTACACCAACTATCTTACTGCAACTTTAGAAAAAAAATCTGATTTATCCTTGTACGATAAATTAATGATTTATTATGGCTGGGAACAGAGTGAAGTCTTTAATAAATAG
- a CDS encoding glycosyltransferase family 4 protein yields MKKIIAHLTSAHQRYDTRIFIKMCSSLARNENYSVNLVVADGKGDEIKNGVKIIDAGAKTGDRLSRMTKTTKQVLKKALELNADIYHFHDPELLTIAKSLQKTGAKVIFDSHEDVAEQILGKSYIPQLFRKAVSKAYKSYENSICKNLDAIITATPYINNNFLKINQNSININNYPILDELMSDEQLQDKENAVCYVGGMTEIRGVKEIVKAMEFCNVKLYLAGQFSPQTFGDEVRKLKGFEKVDELGFLDRVGVAQILAKSKAGLVTFLPYPNHINAQPNKLFEYLSAGLPVIASNFSLWREIIEKNNCGICVDPLNPEEIAKAINFILSNPQEAKMMGENGRKAVENIYNWGIEEQKLLAVYKELLK; encoded by the coding sequence TTGAAAAAAATAATAGCCCACCTTACATCTGCCCACCAAAGATATGATACTAGAATTTTTATAAAAATGTGCAGCTCTTTGGCAAGAAATGAAAACTACAGTGTAAATTTAGTAGTAGCAGACGGCAAAGGTGATGAGATAAAAAACGGTGTAAAGATTATAGATGCTGGAGCTAAAACGGGAGACCGCCTGTCTCGCATGACAAAGACAACAAAACAAGTCCTAAAAAAAGCTTTGGAGCTTAATGCAGATATTTACCATTTTCACGATCCGGAACTCTTAACCATCGCCAAAAGTTTGCAAAAAACGGGAGCCAAAGTGATATTTGACTCGCATGAAGATGTTGCCGAACAAATTCTTGGCAAGTCATACATACCGCAGCTTTTTAGAAAAGCCGTATCAAAAGCGTATAAAAGCTATGAAAACTCTATATGTAAAAATTTAGATGCTATTATAACAGCTACACCATATATAAATAATAATTTTCTTAAAATCAATCAAAATTCTATCAATATCAATAACTACCCAATCCTAGACGAATTAATGTCCGATGAACAGCTCCAAGATAAGGAAAATGCTGTTTGTTATGTTGGCGGTATGACAGAGATTAGAGGCGTTAAAGAGATAGTAAAGGCTATGGAGTTTTGCAACGTTAAGCTATATTTGGCAGGTCAATTTTCGCCTCAAACTTTTGGCGATGAAGTAAGAAAACTAAAAGGATTTGAAAAAGTTGATGAGCTGGGATTTTTAGATAGAGTTGGAGTTGCTCAAATTTTAGCAAAATCAAAAGCCGGGCTGGTAACATTTTTACCATATCCAAACCATATCAATGCGCAACCAAACAAGTTATTTGAATATTTGAGTGCGGGGCTTCCCGTGATCGCTTCAAATTTTAGTTTGTGGAGAGAAATTATAGAGAAAAATAACTGCGGAATTTGTGTTGATCCGTTAAATCCAGAAGAGATAGCCAAGGCTATCAATTTCATACTTTCCAATCCACAAGAAGCAAAAATGATGGGCGAAAACGGAAGAAAAGCGGTTGAAAATATCTATAATTGGGGCATAGAAGAACAGAAACTTCTAGCGGTATATAAGGAACTTTTAAAATGA
- the wecB gene encoding non-hydrolyzing UDP-N-acetylglucosamine 2-epimerase, translating to MKLLTVIGARPQFIKAAVLSRYIKNNPQCGIKETLVHTGQHYDKNMSDVFFTEMDIPLPDYNLQVGSGTHGKMTGLMLEKIEELLLELKPDILLVYGDTNSTLAGALAASKLHTPVAHVEAGLRSFMMAMPEEQNRRLTDHLSTWLFCPTDTAIENLRHEGIVDAAGKASADNKRVCKTGDIMYDASLYYREKLSSVQTPEDFILLTIHRAENTDDPEKLENIVAAINALPEKKFIFPVHPRTKKILSEHNLKFGSHVTLTEPVGYLEMLQYEKNCEAVVTDSGGVQKEAFFFRKPCITLREKTEWVELVDSGWNILVGSDRKKIVDTIKNISVPNIYPNLYGDGNTAKHIINVLESSQ from the coding sequence ATGAAATTACTCACTGTTATCGGGGCGCGTCCCCAATTTATCAAAGCGGCGGTTTTAAGCCGTTACATTAAAAATAATCCGCAATGTGGCATCAAAGAAACGCTCGTTCACACGGGGCAACACTACGACAAAAACATGAGTGATGTTTTTTTCACCGAAATGGATATTCCGTTGCCCGATTATAATTTGCAAGTTGGCTCCGGCACACACGGAAAAATGACCGGGCTCATGCTTGAAAAAATAGAAGAGCTGCTTCTTGAATTAAAACCGGACATCCTCCTTGTATACGGGGATACGAATTCCACTCTGGCAGGCGCTTTGGCAGCGAGTAAACTTCATACACCTGTTGCTCATGTGGAAGCTGGTTTGCGTTCCTTTATGATGGCAATGCCGGAAGAACAAAACCGCAGACTTACCGATCATCTTTCCACTTGGCTTTTTTGCCCGACCGATACGGCAATTGAAAATTTACGGCATGAAGGAATCGTCGACGCTGCGGGGAAAGCCTCTGCCGACAACAAACGCGTTTGCAAAACAGGCGATATTATGTATGATGCCTCTCTTTATTACCGAGAAAAATTATCTTCCGTGCAAACTCCGGAAGATTTTATTTTGCTTACGATTCACAGAGCTGAAAATACCGATGATCCCGAAAAGTTGGAGAACATCGTTGCGGCTATCAATGCACTTCCCGAAAAGAAATTTATTTTTCCCGTTCATCCGCGGACAAAAAAAATATTATCCGAGCACAACCTCAAATTCGGCAGTCATGTAACATTGACAGAACCTGTCGGATATTTGGAAATGCTGCAATATGAAAAAAATTGCGAAGCGGTTGTAACCGATTCGGGCGGTGTGCAAAAAGAAGCCTTCTTTTTCCGAAAACCCTGTATTACCTTGCGGGAAAAAACGGAGTGGGTTGAATTGGTAGACTCCGGCTGGAATATTCTTGTCGGCAGTGATAGAAAAAAAATTGTAGACACAATAAAAAATATATCTGTTCCGAATATATATCCAAATCTTTACGGAGACGGAAATACAGCAAAACACATTATAAATGTATTAGAATCATCTCAATAA
- a CDS encoding nucleotide sugar dehydrogenase: MSNFENIMNKINSNNELIGIIGLGYVGLPLAVSFAKKDVQILGFEKSHAKTESVNNGKNYIGDIKDEDLLKVVKETKKLSATTDFSRIKECDAVIICVPTPLDHFKKPDMKFIEQSCIDIGKNMKAGTFISLESTTYPTTTEDFIKPIIEKESGLKEGKDFWLCFSPERVDPGNKDYKTDNTPKVVGALGEEAQKIALALYGKAIQHLYPVSSPRVAEMVKILENTYRLINISLINELALLAGKMDINIWEVIEAASSKPYGFQAFYPGPGIGGHCIPLDPFYLEHIAKGFNFDLTMINTAGNINNQMPHKMMNKIMYALNRKQKPMNGATILFLGVAYKPDIDDPRESPALLVMEECAKKRANVIYHDPYIKECVDDNGKKWIGVELTDELLKKADCVVFTTNHSCFEIEHIVEMAHLVVDLRNAVKTVHIENEKVFKL, from the coding sequence ATGTCGAATTTTGAAAATATTATGAACAAAATTAATTCAAATAATGAATTGATCGGCATCATCGGTTTAGGTTATGTAGGGTTGCCTCTTGCCGTTTCTTTTGCCAAAAAAGATGTGCAAATCTTAGGTTTTGAAAAAAGCCATGCAAAAACGGAATCCGTGAATAACGGAAAAAATTATATCGGTGATATCAAAGATGAAGATTTGCTTAAGGTTGTCAAAGAGACAAAAAAACTGTCCGCTACAACGGATTTTTCCCGTATCAAAGAATGCGATGCGGTGATTATTTGTGTGCCGACGCCGTTGGATCATTTTAAAAAGCCCGATATGAAATTTATCGAACAATCCTGTATTGATATCGGAAAAAACATGAAAGCCGGCACTTTTATTTCTTTGGAAAGCACGACGTATCCGACAACAACGGAAGATTTTATCAAACCGATTATTGAAAAAGAATCGGGCTTAAAAGAAGGAAAAGATTTTTGGCTTTGCTTCAGCCCCGAGCGTGTGGATCCGGGAAACAAAGATTATAAAACGGACAATACTCCTAAAGTTGTCGGAGCGTTGGGAGAAGAAGCACAAAAAATTGCGCTTGCCTTATACGGCAAAGCGATACAGCATTTGTATCCAGTATCCAGTCCGCGCGTTGCCGAAATGGTGAAAATTTTGGAAAACACCTATCGTCTTATCAATATTTCGTTAATCAATGAGCTTGCTCTTCTTGCGGGAAAAATGGATATCAACATTTGGGAAGTGATTGAGGCGGCTAGTTCCAAGCCCTATGGCTTCCAAGCCTTTTATCCCGGCCCGGGAATCGGCGGGCATTGCATTCCGCTTGATCCGTTTTATCTTGAACACATTGCAAAAGGTTTTAATTTTGACTTAACCATGATCAATACGGCGGGGAACATCAACAACCAAATGCCGCATAAGATGATGAATAAAATAATGTATGCGCTGAATCGCAAGCAAAAACCGATGAACGGTGCCACAATTTTATTTTTAGGAGTTGCCTATAAACCCGATATTGACGATCCGCGTGAAAGCCCCGCTCTTTTGGTGATGGAAGAATGCGCAAAAAAAAGAGCAAATGTTATTTACCACGATCCCTATATAAAAGAGTGCGTAGACGATAACGGAAAAAAATGGATCGGTGTAGAATTAACCGATGAGCTATTAAAAAAAGCCGATTGTGTAGTCTTTACAACAAACCACAGCTGTTTCGAAATAGAGCATATTGTTGAAATGGCTCATCTTGTAGTTGACTTGCGTAATGCGGTCAAAACCGTTCATATTGAAAATGAAAAGGTGTTTAAACTGTAA
- a CDS encoding glycosyltransferase family 4 protein, with translation MNILLINHYAGSPSMGMVFRHYYLAREWQKLGHTVHIVAASYTHLRKENPNIHKDFEEKKIDDVSYIFVQTPSYSGILGRVKNIFAFVSKLRLNARFITKKYAPDIVISSSTYNFDIFSAIKIAYYSKAKLIYEVRDLWPLTPIELGGYSKYNPFIMLMQHAEDTAYKKADAVVSVLPCVHEYMQSRGLDLKKLTIIPNGIAEDDWTDIDIRELPDKNLCNFIEKKQKQGQMIVGYTGAHGTANALEYLLDAAKIIQNANITFVLLGMGPEKEKLINMKEKLNLKNVYFFDSVPKTLIPNILRYFDILYIGWRNLPIYRFGISANKLMDYMMSGKPIVHSVNAGNNPVNEASCGISVEPENPQAIADGIMKLAKLTDWERQAMGKKGREYILKNNVYSVLVQKFLAAINKISI, from the coding sequence ATGAATATTTTACTTATTAACCATTATGCCGGCTCTCCATCTATGGGAATGGTTTTTCGCCACTATTATCTCGCTCGTGAATGGCAAAAACTCGGGCATACAGTTCATATAGTAGCAGCATCTTATACGCATTTACGGAAAGAAAATCCCAATATACATAAAGATTTTGAAGAAAAAAAAATAGATGATGTATCATATATTTTTGTTCAGACACCGAGTTATTCCGGCATTCTTGGACGGGTTAAAAACATTTTTGCTTTTGTTTCTAAATTAAGATTAAATGCGAGGTTTATAACTAAAAAATATGCGCCTGATATTGTCATTTCTTCATCTACCTATAATTTTGATATTTTCTCCGCAATCAAAATAGCTTATTATTCTAAAGCAAAATTAATCTATGAGGTACGGGATTTATGGCCATTAACACCAATTGAACTTGGGGGATATTCAAAATATAATCCTTTTATTATGCTGATGCAACATGCGGAAGATACTGCATATAAAAAAGCGGATGCTGTTGTTTCTGTTTTGCCTTGTGTACATGAATATATGCAATCGCGTGGTCTTGATTTAAAAAAATTAACAATTATACCGAACGGTATTGCAGAAGATGATTGGACAGATATCGATATAAGAGAACTACCGGATAAAAACCTATGTAATTTTATTGAAAAAAAACAAAAGCAAGGTCAGATGATTGTAGGATACACAGGAGCTCATGGTACAGCTAATGCGCTTGAGTATTTGCTTGATGCGGCAAAGATTATACAAAATGCTAATATTACTTTTGTATTACTTGGTATGGGGCCAGAAAAAGAAAAACTTATTAATATGAAGGAAAAACTAAATCTTAAAAATGTGTATTTTTTTGATTCGGTACCAAAAACTTTAATTCCTAATATTTTAAGGTATTTTGATATTTTGTATATAGGGTGGCGTAATCTGCCTATTTACAGATTTGGCATAAGTGCCAATAAACTGATGGATTACATGATGAGCGGCAAACCGATAGTACACTCGGTTAATGCCGGCAATAATCCTGTTAACGAAGCAAGCTGCGGTATCAGTGTAGAACCGGAAAACCCTCAAGCAATTGCTGACGGGATTATGAAACTTGCAAAATTGACCGACTGGGAACGCCAAGCAATGGGAAAAAAAGGACGTGAATACATATTAAAAAATAATGTGTATTCTGTTTTGGTTCAAAAATTTTTAGCCGCAATAAATAAAATATCTATATAA
- a CDS encoding NAD-dependent epimerase/dehydratase family protein, translated as MKIAIIGGSGFIGTRLTKRLLASGNTVKILDKQESKAYPEQWVYADVRDTTSLRKELDNTFDYVINLAAEHRDDVTPKSLYDDVNVTGAENVCLVCSELGIKKIIFTSSVAVYGFAPLNTNETGEINYFNDYGRTKWLAEEKYRAWLATDAHNSLTIIRPTVVFGEQNRGNVYNLLRQISSGFFPFIGNGKNKKSMAYVENITAFIEFCLHNEAGEHLFNYIDKPDFDMNTLTLEVYTILGKKNKKIFHWPYWLGFFGGLCFDLIAKITRKKLPISSIRVKKFCANTLFDSINIPATNFKPPVSLQQGLYNTIKYEFLDKVDDHVFYTE; from the coding sequence ATGAAAATAGCAATAATAGGCGGTTCAGGTTTTATTGGAACCCGTTTGACAAAGAGGCTGTTAGCTTCGGGAAATACAGTCAAAATTCTTGATAAACAAGAAAGCAAAGCATATCCGGAACAGTGGGTGTATGCCGATGTTCGAGATACAACTTCTTTGCGAAAAGAGTTGGATAATACCTTTGACTATGTAATTAATTTAGCTGCAGAGCATCGGGATGATGTTACTCCAAAATCATTATATGATGATGTTAATGTTACCGGGGCTGAAAATGTTTGTTTGGTATGTTCTGAACTCGGCATAAAAAAAATTATTTTTACCAGTTCTGTTGCGGTATACGGTTTTGCGCCGCTGAACACTAATGAGACCGGCGAAATAAATTATTTTAACGATTATGGAAGAACAAAATGGCTTGCTGAGGAAAAATACCGAGCTTGGCTGGCAACGGATGCGCATAATTCACTTACAATTATTCGTCCGACAGTTGTCTTTGGGGAACAAAACAGAGGAAATGTGTATAATTTACTAAGGCAAATTAGCTCAGGGTTTTTTCCGTTTATCGGAAACGGTAAAAATAAAAAATCAATGGCCTATGTTGAAAATATTACCGCATTTATTGAATTCTGTTTACATAACGAAGCAGGGGAACATTTGTTTAATTATATTGATAAACCTGATTTTGATATGAATACCTTGACTCTTGAGGTTTATACAATTCTTGGCAAAAAGAACAAGAAAATTTTTCATTGGCCATATTGGCTCGGTTTTTTTGGAGGACTTTGCTTTGATTTAATCGCAAAAATCACCAGAAAAAAATTACCAATCAGTTCAATTCGAGTTAAAAAATTTTGTGCAAATACGTTATTTGATTCTATAAACATACCGGCAACAAACTTTAAACCGCCTGTTTCTCTGCAGCAAGGACTTTATAATACAATAAAATACGAATTCCTTGATAAAGTAGATGATCACGTATTTTACACCGAATAA
- a CDS encoding sugar nucleotide-binding protein: protein MRVDLAQVIVSIIQKQIPTGVYHYSNEGNISWYDFACEIYTQGKHLNVIHNDCDIIPCTSSEFPQKAKRPSYSLLDKTKIKTALQIMVPDWKESLKNYLKELR, encoded by the coding sequence ATGAGGGTTGATTTAGCTCAAGTTATTGTCTCAATAATACAAAAACAAATACCTACGGGAGTTTATCATTATTCAAATGAAGGGAATATCTCATGGTATGATTTTGCCTGCGAAATTTATACACAGGGAAAACACCTCAATGTAATTCATAATGACTGTGATATAATACCGTGCACAAGTTCCGAGTTTCCTCAAAAAGCAAAACGTCCTTCATACTCTTTGTTGGATAAAACAAAGATAAAAACAGCATTACAGATTATGGTTCCCGATTGGAAGGAAAGTTTAAAAAATTATTTAAAGGAGTTACGCTGA
- the rfbB gene encoding dTDP-glucose 4,6-dehydratase — MRSLKNILVTGGAGFIGSNFIHSLLNDKKNFTGRIINLDALTYAGNALNLDDVEKTFGTKRYSFVHGNICDKEIVDTIFNEYNIDTVVNFAAESHVDRSILGPEVFLKTNVLGTFTLLEIAKKYWQTKDGSMREDVLFHHISTDEVYGSLGAEGLFKETTPYDPRSPYSASKASSDHIVKAYFHTYGLPVTISNCSNNYGPFQFPEKLIPLMILNMLEGKDLPVYGDGKQIRDWIHVKDHNEAVFLILENGRLGETYNIGGENEWENIKLLHKLIEIVCSKAGLDIEKVKSTITHVTDRLGHDRRYAIDCTKIKQELGWHRNFDFESGLTDTVNWYLNNKEWINNVRSGEYRNWIEKNYTKR, encoded by the coding sequence ATGCGAAGTTTGAAAAATATTCTTGTTACTGGCGGAGCAGGTTTTATCGGCTCTAACTTTATTCACTCACTCTTAAATGATAAAAAAAATTTTACTGGTCGTATTATCAATCTTGATGCACTCACCTATGCAGGGAATGCCTTGAATCTTGACGATGTTGAAAAAACTTTTGGAACCAAACGATATTCTTTTGTGCACGGAAATATTTGTGATAAAGAAATTGTTGATACAATATTTAACGAGTATAATATCGACACCGTCGTTAACTTTGCTGCAGAAAGTCATGTCGACCGTTCAATTTTAGGTCCTGAAGTGTTTCTAAAAACAAATGTACTCGGCACGTTTACACTACTTGAAATCGCAAAAAAATACTGGCAAACCAAAGACGGTTCTATGCGAGAGGATGTGCTTTTTCATCATATCAGTACGGATGAAGTTTACGGTTCACTCGGAGCGGAAGGACTTTTTAAAGAAACGACCCCCTATGATCCGCGATCGCCCTATTCGGCAAGCAAAGCTTCCAGCGATCATATCGTAAAAGCTTATTTCCATACATACGGCTTACCGGTTACCATCTCAAATTGTTCAAACAATTACGGCCCCTTCCAGTTTCCCGAAAAATTAATTCCGCTTATGATTTTAAACATGCTTGAAGGGAAAGATCTTCCGGTATACGGCGACGGTAAGCAAATCCGCGATTGGATTCACGTAAAAGATCATAACGAAGCGGTTTTTCTAATTCTTGAAAACGGCAGATTAGGCGAAACGTATAATATCGGCGGCGAGAATGAATGGGAAAATATTAAGCTTTTGCATAAACTTATTGAAATTGTCTGTTCAAAAGCGGGACTTGATATTGAAAAAGTAAAATCAACCATAACGCATGTAACCGACAGGCTCGGGCATGATCGCCGATACGCAATAGATTGCACAAAAATAAAACAAGAACTCGGCTGGCATCGAAATTTTGATTTTGAATCGGGGCTGACCGATACTGTTAACTGGTATTTAAATAATAAAGAATGGATTAACAATGTTCGTTCAGGAGAATACCGTAACTGGATTGAAAAAAATTATACAAAAAGATAA
- a CDS encoding RidA family protein, whose protein sequence is MKNVISTKNAPAAIGPYSQGISANGFIFVSGQLPIDPATGEFAKGGIAEQTRQSLTNVKAVLEQAGSSLSKVVKTTVFLSDINNFAEMNKVYAEIFGTENFPARSAVQVARIPKDALVEIEVIALA, encoded by the coding sequence ATGAAGAATGTTATTTCAACGAAAAATGCGCCTGCGGCAATCGGCCCGTATTCGCAAGGGATTTCCGCAAACGGGTTTATTTTTGTTTCAGGACAACTGCCGATTGACCCCGCAACAGGGGAGTTCGCAAAAGGCGGGATTGCAGAGCAAACCCGTCAGTCCTTAACCAATGTAAAAGCTGTTCTTGAACAGGCGGGAAGCAGCCTTTCTAAGGTGGTAAAAACAACAGTTTTTTTAAGTGATATCAATAACTTTGCGGAAATGAATAAGGTTTATGCTGAAATTTTCGGTACGGAAAATTTCCCCGCGCGTTCCGCAGTTCAGGTCGCCCGAATTCCTAAGGATGCCTTAGTAGAAATTGAAGTAATTGCGCTTGCCTAA
- a CDS encoding arginine repressor yields the protein MKQRLARLKTIRKLIKSYPIESQEMLLGYLDREGFSVTQATLSRDLKMLKVSKISDGKDGYVYMLPSEDEKTESEETGAQDFLRGYVSIDYSGNMVVIKTYPGYTDVVSIALENMNMESILGIIAGRINSIFVCLKDGIYGDAFMAELKQKIPEIDE from the coding sequence GTGAAACAACGACTTGCACGTTTAAAGACAATTAGAAAATTAATAAAATCTTATCCTATTGAATCTCAAGAAATGCTTCTCGGCTACCTTGACCGTGAAGGTTTTTCAGTTACTCAAGCAACTTTATCTCGTGATTTAAAAATGCTTAAGGTCAGTAAAATTTCCGACGGAAAAGACGGTTATGTATATATGCTTCCAAGCGAAGATGAAAAAACCGAATCCGAGGAAACCGGTGCACAGGACTTTTTGCGCGGCTATGTTTCAATTGATTATTCCGGTAATATGGTTGTGATAAAAACATATCCGGGATACACCGATGTTGTTTCCATCGCTTTAGAAAATATGAATATGGAATCAATTCTCGGTATTATTGCCGGAAGGATAAATTCCATATTTGTGTGTTTGAAAGACGGCATTTACGGAGATGCTTTTATGGCAGAGTTAAAGCAGAAAATTCCTGAGATTGATGAATAA
- a CDS encoding ParB N-terminal domain-containing protein, with amino-acid sequence MQVAINDIKVKKRVRKEVDNIEKLAESMKQYGLLNPIILTGDFVLIAGERRLRAAKLLGWQTIEATIFDIENKIHALEIEIEENVQRQDFNDEDLSDAFAQLEKLKNPNVFVRIWETIRSFFKNLFNKEK; translated from the coding sequence ATGCAGGTTGCAATTAATGATATTAAAGTGAAAAAACGTGTACGCAAGGAAGTTGATAATATAGAAAAATTAGCCGAGAGTATGAAGCAATATGGACTGCTGAATCCTATTATTCTTACCGGAGATTTTGTTTTGATAGCCGGTGAGCGTAGATTGCGCGCTGCAAAGTTGCTTGGTTGGCAAACTATTGAAGCAACGATTTTCGATATTGAAAATAAAATTCATGCATTAGAAATAGAAATTGAAGAAAATGTACAGCGGCAGGATTTTAACGATGAAGATTTATCGGACGCTTTTGCTCAATTGGAAAAATTGAAAAATCCGAATGTTTTTGTTCGAATATGGGAAACAATACGCAGTTTTTTTAAAAATTTATTCAACAAGGAAAAATAA